From Bosea sp. NBC_00550, the proteins below share one genomic window:
- the solA gene encoding N-methyl-L-tryptophan oxidase, with amino-acid sequence MVRKSVDIAVLGLGAMGSAALFQLAARGAEVLGIDQFSPPHQLGSSHGETRITRLAVAEGRELVPLVRRSHEIWKELEARTGESLFGQVGFLAVSGGGPGQGAGDYVDRVTAVAQGEGIDHEVVDAVEARRRYPWLNAAEGERVYVEPEGGYLRPEHCVSAQLRLAVAAGARLSLDTRVQAIVPEGDHVELRTDHDTIRAGRVVVSAGAWASKLLGPDFTSLLRPTREILHWYGLESAAARAWKDAPVFIWASGLRQGFYGFPAIDGSVKVAHGEKSVFVDPDHFDRSSDEAESREFYAKAIEGRLDGLNVDVSRRATCLYTVSPDGGFVIDRWPRGERVLVVSPCSGHGFKHSAAIGEAVSQLVLDGSSRIDLSSFRLGSFDRRDGRDAKLG; translated from the coding sequence ATGGTCCGGAAATCAGTCGATATCGCGGTTCTCGGCCTCGGCGCCATGGGTTCCGCCGCCCTGTTCCAGCTCGCGGCGCGCGGCGCGGAGGTTCTCGGAATCGACCAGTTCAGTCCGCCGCATCAGCTTGGTTCGAGCCATGGCGAAACGCGGATCACGCGGCTTGCAGTGGCGGAAGGCAGGGAGCTGGTGCCGCTGGTGCGGCGATCCCACGAGATATGGAAGGAACTGGAAGCACGAACCGGCGAGAGCCTGTTCGGCCAGGTCGGCTTCCTGGCTGTTTCCGGCGGCGGGCCGGGCCAGGGCGCCGGAGATTATGTCGATCGCGTCACCGCGGTCGCGCAAGGGGAGGGGATCGACCACGAAGTCGTCGATGCCGTTGAAGCGCGACGCCGCTATCCCTGGCTGAACGCGGCCGAGGGCGAGCGGGTCTATGTCGAGCCGGAGGGCGGCTATCTGCGGCCGGAGCACTGCGTTTCCGCGCAACTGCGCCTCGCCGTCGCGGCAGGTGCGCGGCTGTCGCTCGACACCCGCGTCCAGGCGATCGTTCCGGAGGGTGATCATGTCGAGCTGAGGACCGACCATGACACGATCCGCGCGGGCCGCGTCGTGGTGAGCGCGGGAGCCTGGGCGAGCAAGCTGCTCGGTCCGGACTTCACCAGCCTGCTGCGCCCTACGCGCGAAATCCTTCACTGGTACGGTCTGGAGTCCGCAGCCGCCCGCGCGTGGAAGGATGCACCGGTTTTCATCTGGGCGTCAGGCCTGCGGCAGGGCTTCTACGGCTTTCCAGCGATCGACGGCTCGGTGAAGGTTGCGCATGGGGAGAAGTCCGTTTTCGTCGACCCGGACCATTTCGACCGTTCGAGCGACGAGGCTGAATCGCGGGAGTTTTACGCGAAAGCGATCGAAGGGCGGCTCGATGGCCTGAATGTCGATGTCTCGCGTCGCGCGACCTGCCTCTACACTGTTTCGCCCGATGGCGGCTTCGTCATCGATCGATGGCCGCGCGGCGAGCGCGTTCTCGTGGTGTCGCCATGCTCAGGGCACGGCTTCAAGCATTCGGCCGCGATCGGCGAAGCCGTGAGCCAGCTTGTCCTGGATGGCTCAAGCCGTATCGACCTGTCGTCCTTCCGGCTGGGAAGTTTCGACCGACGCGATGGCCGTGACGCTAAGCTAGGGTAA
- a CDS encoding YeeE/YedE family protein: MSISDESGALEYQRAREAAMAGPAAVVDRASGPPWVILIALCLAGALAAAIVAVGRHGDPAPQLQLSLILGAAFGFVIQRSRFCFLCIWRDWLDRRDPRGLLGIITALVIGITGYTLIFGAWLPDPSGSRLPPTAHIGPVSIALVLAGLAFGAGMAISGSCLSAHLYRLGEGSPTAPFALIGAVGGFIIGFRSWNGLYLWTIADAPILWLPRHLGYGGALVVSLAVLAVLALFLLRARPLPARRELPEGDPLVAVFRQRWPAWLGGLFVGLIGVGAYLRLSPLGVTAEIGSRSRQLAAAFELLPSRLEGLDSFRGCATIIRDALLTPNGLFIFGLVVAALIAALLAGEFKPRWPSIGQLLRGLTGGVLLGWGTVIGLGCTVGTLLSGISAGALSGWVFATALAAGATVVLRLGRRFGLPL, encoded by the coding sequence ATGAGCATCTCCGACGAGAGCGGCGCGCTGGAGTATCAGCGCGCCCGCGAAGCGGCCATGGCCGGCCCGGCCGCCGTGGTCGATCGCGCTTCCGGTCCTCCTTGGGTCATCCTGATCGCGCTCTGCCTTGCCGGAGCGCTGGCGGCGGCCATCGTCGCGGTCGGCCGCCACGGCGATCCGGCGCCGCAGCTGCAGCTGTCCCTGATCCTCGGCGCCGCCTTCGGCTTCGTGATCCAGCGGTCGCGTTTCTGCTTCCTCTGCATCTGGCGTGACTGGCTGGACCGGCGCGACCCGCGCGGCCTCCTCGGCATCATCACGGCGCTCGTCATCGGCATCACCGGCTATACGCTGATCTTCGGTGCCTGGCTGCCGGACCCATCAGGATCGCGCCTGCCTCCGACGGCCCATATCGGGCCGGTGAGCATCGCTCTCGTCCTGGCGGGCCTTGCCTTCGGCGCGGGGATGGCGATCTCCGGATCCTGCCTCAGCGCCCATCTCTACCGTCTCGGCGAAGGCTCTCCGACAGCGCCCTTTGCCCTGATCGGCGCCGTGGGCGGCTTCATCATCGGCTTTCGGAGTTGGAACGGGCTCTATCTCTGGACAATCGCGGATGCGCCCATCCTTTGGCTGCCTCGCCATCTCGGCTATGGCGGCGCGCTGGTCGTCTCGCTCGCCGTTCTGGCTGTGCTAGCCTTATTCCTGCTGCGCGCTCGCCCCCTCCCCGCGCGGCGCGAACTGCCGGAGGGCGATCCTCTCGTCGCCGTATTCCGGCAGCGCTGGCCGGCGTGGCTGGGCGGCCTTTTTGTGGGCCTGATCGGGGTTGGCGCCTATCTGCGCCTCTCGCCGCTCGGAGTGACGGCGGAGATCGGCTCGCGCTCGCGCCAATTGGCTGCCGCGTTCGAACTCCTGCCTTCGCGGCTGGAGGGCCTCGACAGCTTCCGGGGCTGCGCCACCATCATTCGCGACGCCTTGCTGACACCGAACGGCCTCTTCATCTTCGGCCTGGTTGTGGCAGCGCTTATCGCAGCCCTCCTTGCCGGGGAGTTCAAGCCCCGCTGGCCAAGCATCGGCCAACTCCTGCGGGGCCTCACCGGCGGCGTCCTGCTCGGCTGGGGAACCGTCATCGGGCTCGGCTGCACAGTCGGCACCTTGCTGTCGGGGATTTCAGCGGGCGCCCTTTCGGGTTGGGTTTTTGCAACGGCTCTGGCCGCGGGCGCCACGGTCGTTCTGAGACTCGGGCGTCGTTTCGGATTGCCTTTGTAA
- a CDS encoding glucan biosynthesis protein, translated as MSTPSRRRILALLSSAWAMGYRPAEAQSTGDARKGFGYENVVQQALALAERPFDAESAAIPAELSKLTYDSYREIRFRRDKAFWRDGGSDFRLLPFHLGFLHNKPVQIHIINHGTAVPIPFTTGLFEYGKVPVPKGLSPALGFAGFAVTTNLNDPKVQDEVISFLGASYFRLIGRGHRYGLSARSLALDVGGKQPEEFPFMRALWLEEPWRETTELVIYALLDSPSVTGAYRYVVSPGRETYVDVTATIIPRKEIARIGIAPLTSMFQAGEGDLAQRTDFRPEIHDSDGLMMQSGGGEWIWRPIRNPKALRISSFGDKNPRGFGLMQRDREFGSYQDLEARYDARPSYWVQPQGDWGDGRLDLIEIPTVNEAFDNVVACWTPNTPLPIGRPAEFRYRISAISATWHLHPYAQAQQSFNGSDVEDGVVDGNGTKRFIIDFAGSDLAYYRSEPERLELVATTTSGTITSKILAFHAPLNGVRAIVDATLPDGQSAELRIFLRSRNRTLSETWTATWSVPAGDSAPPNKPKN; from the coding sequence GTGTCCACACCGTCCCGTCGCAGGATCCTCGCCTTGCTGTCCAGCGCCTGGGCGATGGGATACCGCCCAGCGGAGGCTCAATCGACGGGCGATGCCAGGAAAGGCTTCGGCTACGAAAACGTCGTTCAGCAAGCATTGGCGCTGGCGGAGCGGCCTTTCGATGCCGAAAGCGCCGCGATTCCGGCCGAATTATCGAAGCTGACCTATGACAGCTACCGGGAAATCCGCTTTCGTCGCGACAAGGCGTTCTGGCGCGATGGTGGTTCGGATTTCCGGCTCCTGCCTTTCCATCTAGGTTTTCTTCACAACAAGCCGGTCCAGATTCACATCATCAATCACGGCACGGCAGTCCCGATACCGTTCACGACCGGGCTATTCGAATACGGCAAGGTGCCGGTTCCCAAGGGGCTCTCACCCGCGCTCGGTTTTGCGGGTTTCGCTGTGACGACCAATCTGAACGATCCAAAGGTGCAGGACGAGGTCATCTCCTTCCTGGGCGCGAGCTATTTTCGCCTGATCGGGCGGGGGCATCGCTATGGGCTTTCGGCTCGCTCTTTGGCTTTGGACGTCGGCGGGAAGCAGCCCGAGGAGTTCCCGTTTATGCGGGCGCTCTGGCTCGAGGAGCCCTGGCGCGAAACGACCGAACTCGTGATCTACGCACTCCTGGACTCTCCTTCGGTCACCGGAGCTTATCGCTACGTCGTCAGCCCAGGCCGGGAAACCTATGTGGATGTGACCGCCACGATCATTCCTCGCAAGGAAATCGCGCGGATCGGCATCGCACCGCTGACGTCCATGTTTCAGGCTGGCGAGGGCGACCTGGCCCAGCGAACAGATTTCCGGCCTGAAATTCACGACTCCGATGGGTTGATGATGCAATCCGGCGGGGGCGAATGGATTTGGCGTCCCATCCGCAATCCAAAGGCGCTGCGCATATCGAGTTTTGGCGACAAGAACCCGCGCGGCTTCGGCCTCATGCAACGCGACCGGGAATTCGGCAGCTATCAGGATCTGGAAGCGCGCTACGATGCGCGGCCGAGTTACTGGGTGCAGCCGCAGGGAGATTGGGGGGATGGCCGGCTCGATCTCATCGAAATCCCGACGGTGAACGAAGCGTTCGACAATGTGGTTGCGTGCTGGACCCCAAACACGCCCCTGCCCATCGGACGGCCCGCCGAATTCCGGTATCGCATTTCTGCGATATCAGCGACATGGCATCTGCACCCCTACGCGCAGGCGCAACAGAGCTTCAATGGCTCTGATGTCGAAGATGGTGTGGTGGATGGCAACGGCACAAAGCGATTCATCATCGATTTTGCCGGGAGCGACCTCGCCTACTACCGGAGCGAGCCCGAGCGGTTGGAGCTCGTTGCCACGACGACGAGCGGCACGATTACTTCCAAAATCCTGGCGTTCCACGCGCCGCTGAATGGGGTGCGCGCGATTGTCGATGCGACCCTGCCCGACGGCCAATCGGCCGAACTCAGAATCTTCCTCAGATCGCGAAATCGAACATTGAGCGAGACGTGGACCGCGACCTGGTCGGTTCCGGCTGGCGACTCTGCTCCACCGAACAAGCCAAAGAATTGA
- a CDS encoding AI-2E family transporter: MREIVTSSATPSAAAKSPSDGVASLAIGAFIIAALYFGREVFVPVALAVLFSFVLAPLVKGLQKLRVPRALAVITVVLTAFAGLAILTMAMVGQATQLAGQLPIYQSTMRAKIAALKGSEAGSGVLSRAADVLQDLGKELDRPKPELPPTNEPPAGAREGRPIPVEVHQPEPGAMETLQAFLSPLIHPLTTTGIVLIFVIFILLKREDLRNRFIRLTGTHDLQKTTAAFDDAARRLSRLFLTQLIVNAVFGIVIGCGLWAIGVPSSLLWGILAAILRFIPYLGAVLSAVFPMVIAASVDPGWTMLLLTAGLFLIAEPIVGHVIEPLAYGRSTGLSPVAIVVAATFWTWLWGPIGLVLATPLTVCLVVLGRHVERLEFLDVMLGDRPPLSAPEIFYQRILAGDPAEAADKAEEVLKERSLSAYYDEVALEGLRLAAADEARGVLDASRRDQILATVREVVDDLSDHDDRRPGPTAATTDPESEAAVEQTDESEGTSDLPVLAEEALGEAFKGRDRVICIGAQSQLDEAAALMLNQIMEKHGLAPKVLPPSTLSAEGLAQLAEQKPALICLCYLGAQSTAHMKYAIKRLRRHMPSTILVLGWLSQASDPAMDLKGALDANEVETSIRGICRVCLKSAERNATV, from the coding sequence ATGCGCGAGATCGTGACTTCATCGGCTACCCCGAGTGCAGCAGCGAAGTCGCCCAGCGACGGCGTCGCCAGCCTTGCCATTGGAGCGTTTATCATTGCCGCGCTGTATTTCGGACGAGAGGTCTTCGTCCCGGTGGCGCTTGCGGTCCTGTTCAGTTTTGTCCTGGCGCCGCTGGTCAAAGGATTGCAGAAGCTCCGCGTCCCACGTGCCTTGGCGGTCATCACGGTTGTCCTGACAGCATTCGCGGGACTGGCCATCCTGACCATGGCCATGGTCGGCCAGGCGACGCAATTGGCTGGTCAATTGCCGATCTACCAGAGCACGATGCGCGCGAAGATCGCCGCGCTGAAAGGCTCGGAAGCCGGCAGCGGAGTTCTCAGCCGGGCTGCGGATGTCCTGCAAGACCTGGGCAAGGAACTCGATCGTCCCAAGCCGGAACTCCCCCCTACCAACGAGCCGCCCGCGGGCGCTCGGGAGGGCCGTCCGATTCCCGTCGAGGTGCACCAACCTGAGCCCGGCGCGATGGAAACGCTGCAGGCATTTCTGTCGCCGCTGATCCATCCGCTCACCACGACGGGAATCGTGCTGATTTTTGTGATCTTCATCCTTCTGAAGCGGGAAGATCTTCGAAACCGTTTCATACGGCTGACCGGCACCCACGACTTGCAAAAGACCACCGCCGCGTTCGACGACGCGGCTAGACGTCTAAGCCGGCTGTTCCTTACTCAACTGATCGTCAATGCGGTGTTCGGCATCGTCATCGGTTGCGGCCTTTGGGCCATAGGTGTTCCCAGCTCACTGCTATGGGGCATCCTAGCAGCAATCCTTCGGTTCATACCTTACCTCGGAGCGGTTCTCTCAGCGGTCTTTCCAATGGTGATCGCGGCATCGGTCGATCCCGGCTGGACGATGCTCCTGCTGACGGCCGGCTTGTTCCTGATCGCAGAACCGATTGTCGGCCATGTGATCGAACCGTTGGCCTACGGCCGCTCCACCGGCCTGTCGCCTGTCGCCATCGTCGTCGCGGCGACATTCTGGACCTGGCTATGGGGACCCATCGGACTCGTTCTGGCGACGCCGTTGACGGTGTGTCTCGTGGTTCTCGGCCGGCACGTCGAACGGCTGGAGTTCCTGGACGTCATGCTGGGTGATCGACCGCCGCTTTCGGCACCGGAGATCTTTTATCAGCGCATCCTCGCAGGGGACCCGGCAGAAGCGGCCGACAAGGCCGAGGAGGTGCTGAAGGAGCGCTCGCTTTCCGCATACTACGATGAAGTCGCGCTCGAAGGCCTGCGTCTCGCCGCCGCGGATGAGGCGCGCGGCGTTCTCGACGCAAGTCGTCGAGACCAGATTCTCGCGACCGTGCGCGAGGTCGTCGACGATCTGTCGGACCACGACGACCGGCGACCAGGACCCACCGCTGCAACGACGGATCCGGAGAGCGAGGCGGCCGTCGAACAAACAGATGAAAGCGAAGGAACCTCCGACCTGCCCGTGCTCGCCGAGGAGGCGCTGGGCGAGGCCTTCAAAGGCCGAGATCGCGTAATCTGTATCGGCGCACAGTCGCAGCTCGATGAGGCGGCTGCGCTGATGCTGAATCAGATCATGGAGAAGCACGGCCTGGCCCCGAAGGTTCTTCCGCCGAGCACGCTGTCAGCGGAGGGGCTCGCACAGCTCGCTGAACAGAAGCCGGCCCTGATCTGCCTTTGCTATCTCGGTGCGCAGAGTACGGCTCACATGAAATATGCCATCAAGCGCCTTCGCCGTCATATGCCGTCGACCATCCTCGTGCTGGGCTGGCTGTCACAAGCGTCTGATCCAGCGATGGATCTCAAGGGAGCGCTGGACGCCAACGAGGTCGAAACCTCCATCCGAGGCATTTGTCGGGTCTGTCTCAAATCAGCTGAGCGCAACGCTACGGTTTGA
- a CDS encoding sulfurtransferase, with product MSALSLLRRSVLSLAATLLLGGVALANSGPLVTTDWLEKNLSDPKVRIVEVSVEPGLYERGHIPGAQNIIWHTDLVDTVERDIAKPEKFQVLARKLGLDKDVTIVLYGDSNNWFAAWGAWVFDIYGLRDNVKLLDGGRKKWELEKRPVSTNPLAIKASAFTVAEPNRKLRARLADVVATVEKKSEARVLDIRSADEFSGKIIAPAGFQELALRAGHIPGSVNVPWAQAVNQADGTLKSPEELKKLYANVGIDGSKPVITTCRIGERSSHTWFILSRVLGYQVANYDGSWTEYGNTVGLPISNPAGTVWGGK from the coding sequence ATGTCCGCCCTGTCCCTGCTGCGCCGAAGCGTCCTTTCGCTCGCAGCAACCCTGCTGCTCGGCGGCGTCGCGCTCGCGAATTCCGGCCCGCTCGTCACCACCGACTGGTTGGAGAAGAACCTGAGCGATCCGAAGGTGCGGATCGTCGAGGTCAGCGTCGAGCCCGGCCTCTACGAGCGCGGGCACATCCCCGGCGCGCAGAACATCATCTGGCACACCGACCTCGTCGACACGGTCGAGCGCGACATCGCCAAACCGGAGAAGTTCCAGGTGCTCGCCCGCAAGCTCGGCCTCGACAAGGACGTGACGATCGTCCTCTACGGCGACAGCAACAACTGGTTCGCCGCCTGGGGCGCGTGGGTGTTCGATATCTACGGCCTGCGCGACAACGTAAAGCTGCTCGATGGCGGCCGCAAGAAGTGGGAGCTGGAAAAGCGCCCGGTCTCGACCAATCCCTTGGCCATCAAGGCCTCCGCCTTCACCGTCGCCGAACCGAACCGGAAGCTCCGCGCCCGCCTCGCCGATGTCGTCGCGACCGTCGAGAAGAAGTCGGAGGCTCGCGTGCTCGACATCCGCTCGGCCGATGAGTTCTCCGGCAAGATCATCGCGCCGGCGGGCTTCCAGGAGCTGGCGCTGCGCGCCGGACATATCCCCGGCTCCGTCAACGTGCCCTGGGCGCAGGCGGTCAACCAGGCCGACGGCACGCTGAAGTCCCCGGAGGAACTGAAGAAGCTTTACGCCAATGTCGGGATCGACGGCTCGAAGCCGGTCATCACCACCTGCCGCATCGGCGAGCGTTCGAGCCACACCTGGTTCATCCTGTCGCGCGTGCTCGGCTATCAGGTCGCGAATTATGACGGCTCCTGGACCGAGTACGGCAACACCGTCGGCCTGCCGATCAGCAACCCCGCCGGCACGGTGTGGGGCGGCAAGTAA
- a CDS encoding ABC transporter permease, translating into MSGASIRPGGVAFNTLRLAFGALAVAFLLLPLVAILPLAFTDSVFLVYPITGPSTRWFGALAQSQAWTRAIVNSLIIGTGATVVATVVGTLAALGLRRELVPFSGLLRSVFLLPMVVPAVVLGVGMQILYARMGLASSYLGVIIAHAVLCVPFVLVNVASSLASIDPALERAAASLGASPVKVFRSVTLPLAMPGILTGAVFAFATSLDEVVITLFVAGPNQTTLARQMFSSLRENISPAIAAAAFIIMILTFVLLLAVKGASLYQALRKRQRIEIS; encoded by the coding sequence ATGAGCGGGGCTTCGATTCGTCCGGGCGGCGTGGCCTTCAACACGTTGAGGCTCGCCTTCGGGGCGCTGGCCGTCGCCTTCCTGCTGTTGCCGCTCGTCGCGATCCTGCCGCTCGCCTTCACCGACAGCGTCTTCCTCGTCTATCCGATCACCGGTCCCTCGACGCGCTGGTTCGGCGCGCTCGCGCAAAGCCAGGCGTGGACCCGCGCGATCGTCAATTCGCTGATCATCGGCACGGGCGCGACAGTCGTCGCGACCGTGGTCGGGACGCTGGCGGCACTCGGGCTGAGGCGCGAGCTCGTGCCGTTTTCTGGGCTGCTGCGATCGGTCTTCCTGCTGCCGATGGTCGTGCCTGCCGTGGTGCTCGGCGTCGGCATGCAGATCCTCTACGCCCGCATGGGCTTGGCCTCCAGCTATCTCGGCGTCATCATCGCTCATGCCGTGCTGTGCGTGCCCTTCGTGCTCGTCAATGTCGCGAGCTCGCTCGCCAGCATCGATCCGGCGCTGGAACGGGCCGCCGCTAGTCTCGGCGCATCCCCGGTCAAGGTCTTCAGAAGCGTGACGCTGCCGCTGGCCATGCCGGGCATCCTGACCGGCGCCGTCTTCGCCTTCGCCACTTCGCTCGACGAGGTGGTGATCACGCTGTTCGTCGCCGGCCCCAACCAGACGACGCTCGCCCGCCAGATGTTCTCGTCGCTGCGCGAAAACATCAGCCCGGCGATCGCAGCGGCGGCCTTCATCATCATGATCCTGACGTTCGTGCTGCTCCTCGCCGTGAAGGGTGCCTCGCTCTACCAGGCGCTGCGCAAGCGGCAGAGGATCGAGATCAGCTAG
- a CDS encoding ABC transporter ATP-binding protein: MRDPDPFIHFEAISKVFGTVTVVDSLDFHVARGEFVSLLGPSGSGKTTLLMMLAGFETPSGGSIHVDGRRVEHLPPHKREMGVVFQNYALFPHMTIAENVGFPLKMRGVARAERETRVKRALDLVRLGHLADRKPSQLSGGQQQRIALSRALVYEPKVVLMDEPLSALDKQLREHMQLEIRALHRELGLTVIFVTHDQGEALTMSDRVAVLNRGKIEQFDTPSGLYDRPRTRFVAEFIGETNLLAGRVSQRQGDAAMIALAAGGSVTCDRAAAFEAGHDVMVSVRPEMLHLVPDAAANALPVTIEDHVYHGDHIRLHLAYGDNRLVARAGRRDAAPPIGSRAFASFAPGDCSLVAP; encoded by the coding sequence TTGCGAGATCCGGATCCGTTCATTCATTTCGAGGCCATCAGCAAGGTATTCGGCACGGTAACCGTGGTCGACTCGCTCGATTTCCATGTCGCGCGGGGCGAGTTTGTCAGCCTGCTCGGCCCATCGGGCTCGGGCAAGACGACGCTCCTGATGATGCTCGCCGGCTTCGAGACGCCGTCCGGCGGGAGCATCCATGTCGACGGACGGCGCGTCGAGCATCTGCCGCCGCACAAGCGTGAGATGGGCGTCGTCTTCCAGAACTACGCCCTGTTCCCGCACATGACGATCGCGGAGAATGTCGGCTTTCCGCTCAAGATGCGCGGCGTCGCCCGGGCGGAGCGCGAGACGCGGGTGAAGCGCGCGCTCGACCTCGTGCGCCTCGGCCACCTCGCGGACCGCAAGCCTTCCCAGCTCTCCGGCGGCCAGCAGCAGCGCATCGCACTCTCCCGCGCCCTCGTCTACGAGCCCAAGGTCGTGCTGATGGACGAGCCGCTGAGCGCGCTCGACAAGCAATTGCGCGAGCATATGCAGCTCGAGATCCGCGCGCTGCATCGCGAGCTCGGGCTGACGGTGATCTTCGTCACGCATGATCAGGGCGAGGCGCTGACCATGTCCGACCGTGTCGCCGTGCTGAACCGCGGCAAGATCGAGCAATTCGATACGCCGTCTGGCCTCTACGACCGGCCGCGGACACGCTTCGTCGCCGAGTTCATCGGCGAGACCAATCTGCTGGCGGGGCGCGTGTCGCAGCGCCAGGGCGACGCAGCGATGATCGCGCTTGCGGCTGGCGGGAGCGTGACCTGCGACAGGGCGGCAGCCTTTGAGGCCGGCCATGACGTCATGGTCTCGGTTCGTCCTGAAATGCTGCATCTCGTGCCGGATGCTGCTGCGAACGCATTGCCGGTGACGATCGAAGACCATGTCTATCATGGCGATCACATCCGCCTGCACCTCGCCTATGGCGATAACCGGCTCGTCGCCAGGGCCGGGCGCCGCGATGCGGCACCGCCGATCGGCAGCAGGGCGTTTGCCAGCTTCGCACCCGGCGATTGCTCGCTGGTGGCGCCATGA
- a CDS encoding ABC transporter permease produces MSARLRATLLILPLVVFLGLFFLWPLWMMVSTAVQGGTVRLAFPQTAIAIASWNGNSPPPAPLQAALVRDLRADTPQERFGDAVRTLNSQQAGFRTLLPRTARAVREAGEADVVDLATVDPRWGDLAYWLALKRSMPAYTDANLLAAVDLKRSDDARIEPVESDFAVNRAIMLRTFIIAAQVTLLCAAIGLPFAMLAASVSGWKRNALLIAVLLPLWTSLLVRTAAWLILLQDNGLINQTLRAIGLIDSPLSLIYNRTGVLIAMTHVLLPLMVLPIYASLIAIPRNLMPAAAALGAAPLQAFRHVLLPLAMPGLLSGSLLVFMVALGYYITPALTGGAGDQMISSVIAFYATGTANWGMAGALGLFLLVPTTVLYIVYNRLSRTPLVQT; encoded by the coding sequence ATGAGCGCGCGCCTCCGGGCAACGCTCCTCATCCTGCCGCTGGTGGTGTTCCTCGGCCTGTTCTTCCTCTGGCCGCTCTGGATGATGGTCTCCACCGCGGTGCAGGGCGGCACCGTTCGCCTGGCCTTTCCGCAAACGGCAATCGCCATCGCGAGCTGGAATGGCAACAGCCCGCCGCCGGCCCCGCTGCAGGCTGCACTCGTCCGGGATTTGCGGGCCGACACGCCGCAGGAGCGCTTCGGCGATGCCGTGCGCACGCTCAACAGCCAGCAGGCCGGCTTCCGCACGCTGCTGCCGCGCACGGCCCGTGCCGTACGGGAAGCTGGCGAAGCCGACGTGGTAGACCTCGCCACAGTCGATCCGCGCTGGGGCGACCTAGCCTATTGGCTGGCGTTGAAGCGCAGCATGCCAGCTTATACGGACGCCAATCTGCTGGCGGCGGTCGACCTCAAGCGCAGTGACGACGCGCGGATCGAGCCGGTCGAGTCCGATTTCGCCGTCAACCGTGCGATCATGCTGCGCACCTTCATCATCGCGGCGCAGGTCACGCTGCTCTGCGCGGCGATCGGGTTGCCCTTCGCGATGCTGGCGGCGAGCGTATCCGGGTGGAAGCGCAATGCGCTGCTCATTGCCGTACTGCTGCCGCTATGGACATCGCTGCTGGTGCGGACGGCGGCCTGGCTCATCCTGCTGCAGGATAACGGGCTCATCAACCAAACGTTGCGTGCGATCGGGCTGATCGATTCGCCGCTTTCGCTCATCTACAACCGCACCGGCGTGCTGATCGCCATGACGCATGTGCTGCTGCCGCTGATGGTGCTGCCGATCTATGCCAGCCTGATCGCAATCCCGCGCAACCTGATGCCGGCCGCCGCGGCGCTGGGCGCGGCGCCGCTGCAGGCCTTCCGCCACGTCCTGCTGCCGCTTGCGATGCCCGGATTGCTCTCGGGCTCGCTGCTCGTCTTCATGGTGGCGCTCGGTTACTACATCACCCCGGCCCTCACCGGCGGAGCGGGCGACCAGATGATCAGCTCGGTCATCGCCTTCTACGCCACCGGAACGGCCAACTGGGGGATGGCTGGAGCGCTCGGCCTGTTCCTGCTGGTGCCGACCACGGTGCTCTATATCGTCTATAATCGGCTTTCGCGCACGCCGCTGGTGCAGACATGA